Below is a window of Ralstonia nicotianae DNA.
TTTGCCGGCACACCGACCGCGACCGAGTTGTCCGGCACGTCCGCCAGGACCACCGCGCCGGCGCCGATGATGGAATCCTTCCCGATCCGGATGTTGCCGATGATGGATGCGTGCGCGCCGATGAACGTGCCGGCGCCGATCTTGGGATGACGATCGCAGCGATGCTGCCCGTTCCCGCCGAGCGTGACGCCATGAAGCAGCGTGGCTTCGTCGCCGATTTCGGCGGTTTCGCCGATGACGATTCCGCTGGCGTGGTCGAACATCACGGCCGCGCCGATCTTCGCGGCCGGATGGATATCGACGCCCAGCAAACAGGAACATGCGTGCGACAGCGACAGCGCCGTGCCCTGACGCCCGGCGCACCAGTAATGGTGCGCGACCCGATACGCCTCGAGCGCATGAAAGCCCTTGGAGAAGAGGAATACGGTGCTCAGGCAATCCGTGGCGGGATCGCGCTCCATGGTCGCCCGCATGTCCGACACCGCGAGGCGGCTCAGTTCGGCGTGATCCCGATAGGCCTGCTCGATCACCGGCAACAGTTGCGCCGCGCTTGCCCGCGCACTCGCCAATTGATCGGCAAGCAGAATGGACAAGGCGCCCTCAAACCGAGGCTGATTCAGAAACCGATCCACCACGCTCTTTAAAAGCGTGCCCTCGGAGGCCATTCGCTCAAGCGCTCCGCGCAGCTCGAACCACTCTGGTAATTGATCTTGGCTCACGTTTTCCTATTTCCAAATAACCAACAACAAATGGCTTTGTTGCGTGATTCAGGCTTTAGGACAAAACGGTGCCCCGCCAAAGCGATGGCTTGGCGCTTGCGGGGCGGCTGTTTTGTTGTGGCAACCCGTTTGTTATCAACAGGTTACAAACCTCTTGAAACTGGAGAAACCAGAAAAACTATAGAAACCGAATAAGTCGCGCGCGTGAAATCCGTTATGGCCGCCGCCTTGCTATCAGCGACCGAGCACGCCCAAAAAACGATGCAAATGGTAAATACTGCAAAAGTACTTCCCAGGCAATCACAAAAAATACGGATGCCGGCGATCTCGTTTATGACTGCGATCAAGCGAAGGGCATCTTACACTCCCATTTCGGACCATACAAGGTAATCATTCAAGATATTCAATATAAAAAATATTTACGTCTGGAGTAAGTCTCCCTGGTTAATAGATTACGAATTATTAACATTGCCCAATACAATTGCCTGGGCAGAATTGAATCCGCGCCCGATGGCCTCTCGGAGCAGAACGGCTGGCGGGCCGAGACGGATCGCCTCATCGCCCTGACCGTTGAAGTACCGGCGCAAACGCCCGGGCACGATGGCCCCCCGGGCGGATTGAGCATTATTGAGCATCGGGCGACGCCCGGTTCCGCGCCTCGGGACGCCGCGCGCTTGCCGTGGCAGCAGACGGCCACGGGCGGGGCCGATCCGGCGCCGAGGCGCACCGGGCGGTCAGCCAGCGTCGGGCGACGCCTCTGCGACCACCCGATCGCCGCCGACGGGCCGGCCTGCCACGCGGTTTTCCGGCCGGAAAACCGCCCGCCCCGATCCGGCAGCGGCGGCACGCTCCCGAAGCCCCCTCGCTATAATCGACGCGCGCTGCGGGGCACCATCCAACCGGTGGGTTCCTGCCTCGGCGCAACCCTGTCTCCGATTCGATCCGACGCTGTTCCGCAGACGTCATGCACCCCTCCCGGATTCTCATGTTCCGTGTCAGGCTTTCGCTCGCATTTGCCCTGATGGTGGCGCTCGTCTGCGTCCAGGCCGGCTTCGTCTATTGGGGCGCCAATCGCGTCAACGACTACGCGACGCACAGCCGGCTCGCCAGCGACATCCTCTCCGAGTTGCTCGAGCTCTCGGCCAACAAGCAGCGCCTGCGGGTGTGGGCCTCCCAGCGCCTGATGAACGCCGACGCCTCGCCGGAGGTGCGCGACCGCCTGCTGGCCAGCATGCAGGCCAGCGCCGCCACGCTGCGCTACCTGGCCCGGCGCGACATCGACCTGTGGGGCGAGATTTCCGCGCGCGACGGTGTTCCCATCCCGCCCGAAGTCAACCAGCTCACCACCACGACCGACCTCCTCGGCGACAACATCGCCGCGGTCCAGGCGCGGCTGGTGGCGCTGGTGCCGCTGCAGCGCGATGCCGATTTCGCCGGCGTCTGGCATGAACTGAACGAAGTGTTCGACATGGCGCGCGGCCGCGACCTGCGCGAACTGATCAACGGCGCCATCGAACGCCAGCGGCGGGCGGTGCCGATCGCCCGCGCGGCCACCGAGGGCGGTCTGGACCGCGTGCGCACGCAGGCGCTCAGCATGGTGGTCCTGGTGCTGCTGGCCGCCTTGACGCTGGCCCTGCACCTGAACCGCCGCCTGCAGCGGCCGCTCGACCGCCTGCTCGAAGGCGCCCGGGCGCTGCGCGCCGGCGCGCTCGACCACCGGGTGCCGATCGGGTCGGGCGATGAATTCGACCGCGTGGCCGAGGGCTTCAACGCCATGGCCGCCGAACTCCAGCAGCACCGCAACGATGCCGACGCCGCCCGCCGGCGCCTGGAAGACGCGGTCCAGGCGCGCACCGGCGAGCTGCGCACCGCGCACGACGCGCTGCAGCGCATCGACCAGCGCCGTCGCCAGCTGTTCGCCGACCTGGGCCATGAACTGCGCACGCCGACCACCGCCATCCGCGGCGAAGCCGAGATCGCGCTGCGCGGCGGCGACAAGCCCGCGCACGAATACCGCATGGCGCTGGAGCGCATCGTCGGCGGCGCCAAGCAGCTGACCGGGCGAATCAACGATCTGCTGCTGATCGCCAAGGCCGAGGCCGACCAGCTCGCCATGCGGCCGCAACTGATCGACCTGCCCTCCGTGCTGCACGACGCCGCGGACCTCGCCGATGCGCTGGGCGCCGAACACGACGTGAAGATCCAGCTCGACCTGCCGCAGGATGCCGACGCGCTGACCCTGCCGGCCGACCCCGACCGCCTGCGCCAGGCCATCGTGATCGTGCTGGACAACGCCGTCCGCTATTCGCCGCGCGGCGGCACGGTGCAGCTGTGCTGCCGCATCCAGCCCGACACGGTGCGCATCGAAGTCCAGGACCACGGCATCGGCATCGATGCCGACGAGCTGCCGATGGTCTTCGAGCGCTTCGTCCGCGGCCGGCGCGCGCGCGCGCATCGCGCCGACGGCACCGGGATCGGCCTGTCGATCGCGCAGGCCATCGTGCAGGCCCATCGCGGCCACATCACCTTGCAGAGCGCGCCCCAGCAAGGCACCCGCGTCTGCATCGAACTGCCGCGCCGCCTCGCCGCCGGCGCGAACGACGCCCCCACACTGCCATGAACATTCTCGTCATTGAAGACGACGCCCGCGTCTCGGATTTCCTCTCGCGCGGCCTGCGGGCCGAAGGCTATCGCGTGCTGCTCGCGCGCACCGGGCCCGAAGGCCTGCAGCTGGCCCGCACCGGCGAGCCCGCGCTGCTGCTGCTCGACCTGATGCTGCCCGGCATGAGCGGCCTGGAGCTGTGCCAGACCCTGCGCGCGGAACGCAACCACGTGCCGATCCTGATGCTCACCTCGCTGACCGATATCGACGATCGGGTCACCGGCCTGCGGCTGGGCGCGGACGACTACATGACCAAGCCCTTCGCGTTCGAAGAGCTGCTCGCGCGCATCGAGGCGCTGCTGCGCCGCGGGCGCGAGCAGCGGCCGAAGGTCAACGTATTGCAGGTGGCGGACCTGGTGCTCGACCGCGAGCGCATGCAGGTCACCCGCGCCGGCAAGCCCATCGCGCTCACCGCCAAGGAGCTGGCCTTCCTGGAGCTGCTGATGAGCGCGCCCGGCCGCATCTACAGCCGCGAGCGCATCCTGTCGAACGTCTGGGGCGCCAACGAGGATCCGCTGACCAACATCGTCGACGTCTACGTGCGCCGCCTGCGCAGCAAGATCGACGAGGGCCAGCCGGTGCCCCTGCTCAAGACCGTGCGCGGACTCGGCTATCGGCTCGACAGCGAGCCCTGAGCCGCGCCGCGCCGAAGCGCAGCGGCCGCGTGCCGTTCATCTAATTTTCATCTAAGCCTGCGTTCGCCGTTCATGTTGGTCTCCAACAATAGACCTGTGCCGCTTCTGCGGTACGGCACCGACAAGGTGCCCTGACAAACAGAACGAGAGGAAACTTCGATGAAACACGCTGGTGTCGTATCCCTGATGGCTGCCGCCGCAACGGTTCTCCTGGTGTCGAGCCCGGCCAGCGCGCAAACGGCCCCGGCCGCATCGTGCACACCGACCACCGATCAGCAGATTGCTGCCCTGTTCGATCGCTGGAACGATACGCTGCGCACGGGCGACCCGGACAAGGTCACCGCCAACTACGCGACGGACGGCGTGCTGCTGCCGACCGTCTCGAATACGCCGCGCACGAGCCCCGGCGCCATCCGGGACTATTTCGTCAAGTTCCTGAAGGGCAAGCCGCAAGGCACGATCGATAGCCGCGTCATCAAGATCGGCTGCAACATCGCGCAGGACATCGGTACCTACACGTTCAAGTTCGCCGATGGCAAGGCCGTGCACGCGCGCTATACGTATGTGTACGAGTGGCAGAACGGCCAGTGGCTGATCGCCCACCATCACTCGTCGGCCATGCCGGAGCGTGATTGACGGCTGCGCCGTCCGTCCCGGCGCCAACACCGGCCGGGACGCCGGCAACTGCACGTGCAGGTACGCGGACGGCAAGGCTGTCCGCGTACGGAACGCAGGCCTGATGCGCGGCGGAATGGCGGGCAGAGGATCGTCCGTCACCGCTTGCGGGCCATGACATCCTTGCGGCCCGACAGTGTGGATGCAACCGCCTGATCTGCCGCGGTGGAGATTCATCCGTAGAAACCCTCGGTTGGCGAGCCTCATGCATGACATGCAAGGCCAGGCCATCCGGCCACGCCGTGCCGAGAGAGCCCCCCGGTTGCACATGCCGGGCCGGTCCGGCGATCCGGCCCGAAGCGTCCATTCGCAAATGGCACCCGCCCCCGGTTTGCGGAACCGCGTTCGCGGTGCGCTAAAGCTCTTTTCCGCGTTGCCGAAGAGAGTTGGGATATCCTCGCCTCCCACTCCGTATGGTGCTTGGTAGGGCACATGAGACATTTCCCCACACTCCATAGCGTTGCCCCCATTCCGAGTGGCGCCGCCATCACCCGAGCGGCCGTGACCGGACGTGCCAGGCACCCGCGCGCGCCGGTGCGCAATGCGTTGGGGGGCACCGTCCTGCTTGGCACCTTCGCCGCCGCCATGCCCGCGTTCGCTGCGCCGGCCGGCGGCACGGTGACCTCCGGTTCCGGCAGCATCGGACAAAACGGCACCACCACCACCGTCACCCAGACGTCTTCCCGGCTGGCCATCGATTGGTCCGCCTTCGGCATCCAGGCCGGTGAAACGGTCAACTTCATCCAGCCCGGTGCGGGGGCGATCGCACTGAATCGCGTCACCGGCCATGAAGCCACCAGCATCTTCGGCAGCCTCAACGCCAACGGTACGGTCTTCATCCTCAATCCGAACGGCGTGCTGTTCGGCGGCGGCGCGCAGGTCAATGTCGGCGGCCTCGTCGCCAGCACGCTGGGACTGAGCAACGCGGATTTCGAGGCGGGCCGCTATGCCCTGTCGGGCGGCAGCACCGCCGGCGTCACCAACCAGGGCACGATCACCGTCCCCAGCGGCGGCAAGGTCGCGCTGATCGCCAACAGCGTCGACAACGCCGGCAACATCAGCGCCCCGAGGGGCAGCGTACTGCTGGCGGGAGCCGGCAACGTCACGCTCACGCTCGCCGATGGCAGCCCACTCGGCTACACCATCAGCGCGGGGGCGGCCCGCACCCTCGTCAACAACGGCGGCATGATCGTCGCGGATGGCGGCCGCGTGGTGCTCACGGCCCGCGGACTCGACAGCCTGAGCGAATCCGTCGTCAACACGACCGGCGTAGTGCTGGCGAGAACGGTGGGGAACAACCAGGGCACGATCGAGCTGATCGGCGATCCGGTGGCGGGCCTGACCCAGGTAAGCGGCCAGATCGACGCGAGCGCGCCCGACGGCGGCGGCAACGGCGGAAGCGTCAAGGTGCTGGGCACCAAGGTCGGTGTATTCGATGGCGCGCGGATCGACGTCAGCGGCATGGCGGGCGGCGGTACCGCGCTGATCGGCGGCAATGCCCAAGGGGCGGGCCCCGAGCCCAATGCCACTGCCACGTATGTCGCCCCGACCGCCGCGATCGATGCCAGCGCCATCCGGCAAGGCAACGGCGGCAGGCTGATCGTCTGGGGAACGGATGTCGCCAATGTGCACGGATCGCTGTCGGCCAACGGCGGCGCGCAGGGCGGCAACGGCGGCCATGTTGAAACCTCGGGCCATGCGCTGGATACGGACGGCATCGCCGTCAGCGTGGCCGGCGGCGGCGGCGGCACGGGCGGCCTGTGGCTGCTGGATCCGTACAACGTCACCCTCTCCGCGGGCACGCAGACCGGCGGTGCGTTCTCCGGCAACGTGTGGACACCCAGCGCCAGCGGCTCGCTGGTGAACACCTCCAGCATCCAGAGCCTTCTCAACAGCGGCGGCAATGTCACCATCACCACGACGGGTGCCGGCACGCAGGAAGGCAACATCGCGATCAACGGCAGCATCAGCAAGACAGCCGGCGGCAATGCCAGCCTGACACTGATCGCCGACGGACGCATCACCACCAACGCATCCAGCGGCACGCACCGCACCATCACCAGTACGAGCGGCACCCTCGACGTATCGATGACGGCGCGCGCGACCACCAGCGCGGCCAGCACCAGCGGCATCAATCTGCGCTACGTGGACATCAACGCCAACGGCGGCAACATTTCAGCGACGGCCAGCGGGGCCCAGTCCGGCACCGCGGCGGCACTCAGTCTCCAGAACAGCAGTTGGAGCACAACCGGCGCCGGCAACATCAGCCTCTCTGGCACCCTGCCCGACAACGGCAACAGCCAGGGCGTCTTTCTGAATGCGAACACGCTCACCACGGCGTCCGGCTCGATCACGGTATCCGGCACCAGCGGCGGCATCGCCACCATCACGGGCACCAACAGCAACGGGGCACCGCTGTTTTCCACCAGCAACATCGGGGTGTACCTGGCCGGCGGCAATACCCTGCGGAGCACCGGTGGCGGCGCGATCGCGCTCACGGGCACGGCAACCGGCGCCACCGCCACCTGGGCAGGCAGCGGCGTAACGCTGAGCGCGCTGGACTCGCTGTCCACCAGCGGCGCCGTGACGATCAGCGGCACGGCCAGCAATCCGGTCTCCAGCACGTACCGGAACCAACTGTCCACCGTGAACATCGCGGGCACCGGCTCGAACGCCGCCAGCCTGACCGGGGGCACGGTCACCATCACCGGCACCAACAGTGTGGTGGGCAATGCAAGCAGCACCAGCAACGGCAACGCGGCCGTCAAGCTCGACGGCAAGGTCAATCTCACGGCCACGGCCGGCCCCATCAACATCGCCGGATCGAATGCGGGCGGCGACGGTGTCTGGGGCTCGGGCAGCGGCGCGGTCACGATGAGTGCGCCGGCTTCATCGTCGATCACGATCAGCGCGCGCTCCCTCGATTCGGTCAGCGGCTACAGCGGGTTCTATATCGGCGGCGGCGGCGCGACCCTGACGTTTGCAACGGCGGCGCCGGTCAGCATTGCGGCGGAAAGCCTGGTCGGTGCCCGCAAAGCGTTCTGGAACAAGGGCGGGCTGACCGTCCCTGGCAACCTGAGCATCGTCACGACCGGCGGCGCCATTGCCGACGACACGACCCATGGCGGATATTTCCACGTCACCGGCAGCACCTCGATCGACAGCAGCGGCGCCGGCAACACCGTCAGCCTGACCAACAGCGGCAACACGTTCGCCGGAGCGATCTCGCTCAACGCGGGCGACACCACGCTGGCCAGCAGCACATCGCTAACGCTGGACAGCTCGACCGTGAACGGCGCCCTGAACCTGACCGCGCCCGGCATCACGCAAAGCGGCGCGGTGTCGGCGGCCGGCACCGCCACGCTCAATGGCGGCAACGCGGCCATCACGCTGACCAACGACGGCAACGCTTTCAATGCCCTGGCCGTGACCGGCGCCGCAGGGGTGAACGTGGTGAACGCCAACGCACTGAGCGTGACGGGCGTCACGTCGACGGGAGCGGTGCGCTTCACCACCTTGAGCGGCGACCTGGCCACGCGAGGCAACTGGTCGATATCGGGCGGCGACCTCACCCTGTCGGCCGGGGCAGGCAACACGCGCGGCACGGCGAGCGGCGGCAACGTGGACAGCCAGGCCACCCTGGCGGTCGACGCCGGCCGCACCATCACGGTGTACAGCGGCGCGGTCGGCTCGACCGTGCTTGGCGGCACGCTGGCCGGGCGGGCCGCCGCCGGCAGCGGCAACTTCCGCTACAACCGGCAGGATGGCGATGCCCCCGGCGCCGACGGCATCGGCGATGGAGCGACCTACGTGATGTACCGCGAACGGCCCACCGTGACCGTGACGCCCACGGACGCCGCCAACACCAAGGTGTACGACGGCGGCGGCGCGAGCGACCCCGCACTCGCCTACACCATCGTCGGCCAGGTCAACGGCGACAGCGCCACGCAGATCCTCTCCGGCAGCCTGGCCCGGGCGGCTGGCCAGAATGCAGGACGCTATGCCATCTCGCAAGGCACGCTTGCCGACCAGCTCGGCTACCAGACCGTCCTGGATGTCGGCCACGCCTTCAGCATCACGCCGGCGCCACTGCTGATCACCGCCAATGGCGCGAGCCGCACGGCCGGCCAGGACAACCCCGCCTTCAGCGCCACCTTTGCCGGCTTCGTGGGCGGCCAGACCGCACAGACCGCCGACCTGCGGGGCACGCTGCGCTTGCTCACCAGCGCCGATGCCGGCTCGCCGGCGGGCAGCTATGCCATCGTGCCGGATGGCATCTCGAGCAACAACTACAGCATCCGCTACGCCGCCGGCACGCTGTCGGTGCTGCCGGCCAGCCCCGCCCCGATGGTCGCGGTGCCCGGCGAGCCGTCCTACATGAATGCCGTGATCGACATGCAGGCCAGGATTCGCGCGGCAGGGCTGGCCTCGGCGCCGGAGCCGGCGGAGCGCAGCGCAACGGGATGGCGCACCACGACAGCCACGTTCCGACAGGACGATACCGCCAGCGACAACGTGCCAGGGAATCGCCTGGCCGCGCAAGAATGACGGCCCCCCCGCGGGCACGCGCGCGCAGGCGCCGCCAGCCCGCGCGCACCTATGCCCGCCTGACCCTGGAGAGTGCGCTGCTGCTTCTGATGGCACCCGCCGTCTGCGCGGAGCTTCGGCCCGACGCGGGCGACGTCGCACGCGATACGGCGCCTGCGCAGCTCCTGGGCATGCCCGCCGGAGGGACGACCCTGCCCGGCACCGCTGGCGATCAGGGTGACGGCAGCGTGCCGCAGGATGCCACCCCCATCCCCGTGCGCCACGTGCGCGTGACAGGGGCACGGCTGTATCCGACCGCAGTGCTGGAGGCGCTGGTCGCCGACCTGAACGGCGGCACGCGCACGCTGGCGGACCTGTCGCGCGGCGCGGCGCGCATCACCCGCTTCTATCGCGCGCAGGGCTGGCCGCTGGCAAGCGCCTATCTGCCGGCCCAGTCGATCCGGGACGGCCAGGTCGAGATTCGCGTCATGGAGGGCACGTTGTCCGGCGTGCGCATCCAGGCCGATCCGCAAAGCCGGCTGCGCGCCAGCGTCATCGACGCCCATCTGGCGGCGCTCGAGCACGATGCGCCGCTCAACCAGGCGCAGGTCGACCGCGCATTGCTGTTGCTGTCCGATCTGGCCGGCGCCAGCCTGAACGCCAGTCTGGCTGCCGGCGCGCGTCCTGGCCAGACCGAACTCGTGATCGGCAGCCGGGCCGCCCCGCTGACAAGCGGCCGCCTGGAGGCCGACAACTACGGTTCGCTCTACACGGGACGGACCCGCGTTGGCGGAACACTCAACGTCAACAGCCCCACGGGCCATGGCGAGCAGATCAGCGCGCGCATGCTGGCGAGCGACGACCACCTCTATTACGGCAGACTGTCCGTGCAGATGCCGCTGGGGAGTCGCGGCCTGAGCACTGGCGCCGGTTTTACGCACACGCAGTACGTACTGGGCTCGGCCTTCACGCAGCTCGATGCGCGCGGGCAGGCGGACATCGCCGAATGGAACCTGACCTACCCTTTCGTCCGTAGCGTTGCGCACAACGTGTTTGGACAGTTCAGCGCGGAACACCGTCGCATCTCCGACCAGGTGGGTGCCTCCGGCACCGAGACCGGCAAGCGGGCCGACCACTACAGCGCCAACCTGCTGTACAGCGGCCGCGATGGCGTGGGCGCCGGAGCCGATACCCAGGCGGCGCTGCGCATCGGAACAGGCACGCTGGGCATCGATTCGCCCACCGCCGCGCGCATCGATGCATTGGGCGCGCAGACGGCCGGCCGCTACAGCACGCTCAATCTCGATCTGCAGCGCAACCAGAGGCTGGGCGGCCCGTGGGGCCTGCTGCTTGTCCTGCGCGGCCAAGCGGCATCGCGCAACCTGGACTCCTACCAGAAGTTCGTGCTGGGCGGTGCCAATGGCGTGCGTGCCTACCCGGCCGGCGAGGCAGCCGGCGACGAAGGCTGGCTGGCCAGCGGCGAACTGTATTACGCGGCAAACCCGTTGTGCATCCCCAGCGTGTTCTATGACGCCGGTGGCATCGGGATCAACAGGCATCCCTATCTGACCACCGCCAACCGGCGTGTGCTGCACGGCTATGGCATTGGCCTGCGAGGCAGTCACCGGACATTCGACTGGAGTGCCAGTCTCGCCTTCCGGGGTTCCGAACCCACGCAGACGGAACCGGATCGACGTACGCGCCTTTGGGTACGGCTCGGATGGGCGTTCTAGCCACCCGGGAAAAAACACCTCGCGAAACCGCGCCGCGGAAAGCCCAGGCAGCCGGGCAGCCGGGCAATCGCGCGACGGCCACGGCCTGACCGCCACCGCCCCGCGATCAGCTCACCAAGCGGCCATTGCTACCGATCGTCGTAACGTCGACATCGTCCAGCCTGGCATGGCTGGCGCGATCGTGATGCGAAAGTCCGCCATCACGTGCGAGGCCTGCCCTCGCGCATGCACGAGCACGTACACCAGCGCGGCCGACGCTTTTGCACCGGCGATCGATAAGCCTGCCCGGCGGCGCGGCTCGCATGCGGCCGCTGCCGCCCGGCCCAGGCGCGGGTGTCGGCACGAGCGCGCAACCTATCCGCACCATTAAGAAATTCAATTTTTTTGCGCGCTCGGGTTCCGCTTAGCATCGGCTCAACCGTCAGCCGACGGCCTGTCGCAGATAGCCGCCATGCATGGCGCGACCGATCGCCTGCGCTCGGTGCCGAACCTGACCAGGCGCTGCCCGATTGAGGCCGTTGACGCAAACCACCACCGAAGCGGTCGAGGATGCACTGTCCATGAGCACTACCGAAAGTCTGGTTCCATCGCAGGGATCGCACAGGGATGACAGTGCACGGCGCTATATCGAGCAACTGCTGGCCCAGGCCGATGTGCGGATCGACGGCACCCGACCGTGGGACATCCGGCTGCACGATCCCGGCGTGCCGGCCCGCGTGCTCGCACTCGGCAGCCTCGGGCTCGGCGAAGCCTACATGGACGGCCATTGGGATTGCGCTCACCTCGACCAGCTGTTCGACCGGCTGCTGCGCGCGCGGCTGGACCGCACGGTGCGCGGCATGTCGGCCGTGCTGCATCATCTGCGGGCGCGGCTGTTCAACCGGCAGACGGTGCGGCGCGCATGGCAGGTCGGACACACGCACTACGACCTGGGCAACGACTTCTACGCGGCGATGCTCGATGCGCGCATG
It encodes the following:
- a CDS encoding sensor histidine kinase translates to MFRVRLSLAFALMVALVCVQAGFVYWGANRVNDYATHSRLASDILSELLELSANKQRLRVWASQRLMNADASPEVRDRLLASMQASAATLRYLARRDIDLWGEISARDGVPIPPEVNQLTTTTDLLGDNIAAVQARLVALVPLQRDADFAGVWHELNEVFDMARGRDLRELINGAIERQRRAVPIARAATEGGLDRVRTQALSMVVLVLLAALTLALHLNRRLQRPLDRLLEGARALRAGALDHRVPIGSGDEFDRVAEGFNAMAAELQQHRNDADAARRRLEDAVQARTGELRTAHDALQRIDQRRRQLFADLGHELRTPTTAIRGEAEIALRGGDKPAHEYRMALERIVGGAKQLTGRINDLLLIAKAEADQLAMRPQLIDLPSVLHDAADLADALGAEHDVKIQLDLPQDADALTLPADPDRLRQAIVIVLDNAVRYSPRGGTVQLCCRIQPDTVRIEVQDHGIGIDADELPMVFERFVRGRRARAHRADGTGIGLSIAQAIVQAHRGHITLQSAPQQGTRVCIELPRRLAAGANDAPTLP
- the epsC gene encoding serine O-acetyltransferase EpsC encodes the protein MSQDQLPEWFELRGALERMASEGTLLKSVVDRFLNQPRFEGALSILLADQLASARASAAQLLPVIEQAYRDHAELSRLAVSDMRATMERDPATDCLSTVFLFSKGFHALEAYRVAHHYWCAGRQGTALSLSHACSCLLGVDIHPAAKIGAAVMFDHASGIVIGETAEIGDEATLLHGVTLGGNGQHRCDRHPKIGAGTFIGAHASIIGNIRIGKDSIIGAGAVVLADVPDNSVAVGVPAKGKARERKPDAEFQPVLAAAGVAGSPSPVFLG
- a CDS encoding ShlB/FhaC/HecB family hemolysin secretion/activation protein, whose amino-acid sequence is MTAPPRARARRRRQPARTYARLTLESALLLLMAPAVCAELRPDAGDVARDTAPAQLLGMPAGGTTLPGTAGDQGDGSVPQDATPIPVRHVRVTGARLYPTAVLEALVADLNGGTRTLADLSRGAARITRFYRAQGWPLASAYLPAQSIRDGQVEIRVMEGTLSGVRIQADPQSRLRASVIDAHLAALEHDAPLNQAQVDRALLLLSDLAGASLNASLAAGARPGQTELVIGSRAAPLTSGRLEADNYGSLYTGRTRVGGTLNVNSPTGHGEQISARMLASDDHLYYGRLSVQMPLGSRGLSTGAGFTHTQYVLGSAFTQLDARGQADIAEWNLTYPFVRSVAHNVFGQFSAEHRRISDQVGASGTETGKRADHYSANLLYSGRDGVGAGADTQAALRIGTGTLGIDSPTAARIDALGAQTAGRYSTLNLDLQRNQRLGGPWGLLLVLRGQAASRNLDSYQKFVLGGANGVRAYPAGEAAGDEGWLASGELYYAANPLCIPSVFYDAGGIGINRHPYLTTANRRVLHGYGIGLRGSHRTFDWSASLAFRGSEPTQTEPDRRTRLWVRLGWAF
- a CDS encoding response regulator transcription factor, yielding MNILVIEDDARVSDFLSRGLRAEGYRVLLARTGPEGLQLARTGEPALLLLDLMLPGMSGLELCQTLRAERNHVPILMLTSLTDIDDRVTGLRLGADDYMTKPFAFEELLARIEALLRRGREQRPKVNVLQVADLVLDRERMQVTRAGKPIALTAKELAFLELLMSAPGRIYSRERILSNVWGANEDPLTNIVDVYVRRLRSKIDEGQPVPLLKTVRGLGYRLDSEP
- a CDS encoding beta strand repeat-containing protein, translated to MTGRARHPRAPVRNALGGTVLLGTFAAAMPAFAAPAGGTVTSGSGSIGQNGTTTTVTQTSSRLAIDWSAFGIQAGETVNFIQPGAGAIALNRVTGHEATSIFGSLNANGTVFILNPNGVLFGGGAQVNVGGLVASTLGLSNADFEAGRYALSGGSTAGVTNQGTITVPSGGKVALIANSVDNAGNISAPRGSVLLAGAGNVTLTLADGSPLGYTISAGAARTLVNNGGMIVADGGRVVLTARGLDSLSESVVNTTGVVLARTVGNNQGTIELIGDPVAGLTQVSGQIDASAPDGGGNGGSVKVLGTKVGVFDGARIDVSGMAGGGTALIGGNAQGAGPEPNATATYVAPTAAIDASAIRQGNGGRLIVWGTDVANVHGSLSANGGAQGGNGGHVETSGHALDTDGIAVSVAGGGGGTGGLWLLDPYNVTLSAGTQTGGAFSGNVWTPSASGSLVNTSSIQSLLNSGGNVTITTTGAGTQEGNIAINGSISKTAGGNASLTLIADGRITTNASSGTHRTITSTSGTLDVSMTARATTSAASTSGINLRYVDINANGGNISATASGAQSGTAAALSLQNSSWSTTGAGNISLSGTLPDNGNSQGVFLNANTLTTASGSITVSGTSGGIATITGTNSNGAPLFSTSNIGVYLAGGNTLRSTGGGAIALTGTATGATATWAGSGVTLSALDSLSTSGAVTISGTASNPVSSTYRNQLSTVNIAGTGSNAASLTGGTVTITGTNSVVGNASSTSNGNAAVKLDGKVNLTATAGPINIAGSNAGGDGVWGSGSGAVTMSAPASSSITISARSLDSVSGYSGFYIGGGGATLTFATAAPVSIAAESLVGARKAFWNKGGLTVPGNLSIVTTGGAIADDTTHGGYFHVTGSTSIDSSGAGNTVSLTNSGNTFAGAISLNAGDTTLASSTSLTLDSSTVNGALNLTAPGITQSGAVSAAGTATLNGGNAAITLTNDGNAFNALAVTGAAGVNVVNANALSVTGVTSTGAVRFTTLSGDLATRGNWSISGGDLTLSAGAGNTRGTASGGNVDSQATLAVDAGRTITVYSGAVGSTVLGGTLAGRAAAGSGNFRYNRQDGDAPGADGIGDGATYVMYRERPTVTVTPTDAANTKVYDGGGASDPALAYTIVGQVNGDSATQILSGSLARAAGQNAGRYAISQGTLADQLGYQTVLDVGHAFSITPAPLLITANGASRTAGQDNPAFSATFAGFVGGQTAQTADLRGTLRLLTSADAGSPAGSYAIVPDGISSNNYSIRYAAGTLSVLPASPAPMVAVPGEPSYMNAVIDMQARIRAAGLASAPEPAERSATGWRTTTATFRQDDTASDNVPGNRLAAQE
- a CDS encoding SgcJ/EcaC family oxidoreductase, with translation MKHAGVVSLMAAAATVLLVSSPASAQTAPAASCTPTTDQQIAALFDRWNDTLRTGDPDKVTANYATDGVLLPTVSNTPRTSPGAIRDYFVKFLKGKPQGTIDSRVIKIGCNIAQDIGTYTFKFADGKAVHARYTYVYEWQNGQWLIAHHHSSAMPERD